A stretch of the Armatimonadota bacterium genome encodes the following:
- the secE gene encoding preprotein translocase subunit SecE, with translation MRRGIRGFYKDVVSEMKHVTWPGPKETSRLTSVVLSVCLGVVLMLFGLSVVVEQILKILLGGG, from the coding sequence ATGCGGCGTGGCATCCGTGGTTTCTATAAGGATGTCGTGAGCGAAATGAAGCACGTCACGTGGCCCGGCCCTAAGGAGACGAGCCGCTTGACTAGCGTTGTGCTGTCCGTCTGCCTGGGCGTTGTCCTGATGCTCTTTGGGCTGTCGGTCGTGGTAGAACAAATTCTCAAAATACTTCTCGGAGGTGGCTAG
- the nusG gene encoding transcription termination/antitermination factor NusG — MARSWYAVHTISGHENKVRDILKRRAEAEGLWDFDLFEIMIPTEQQLSTRNGKRVVVSRKVFPGYIMVHMNMTDDSFKLVKSTSGVTGFVQSGSKPIPLEDFEVRRILKNLELSKETPKVAFDKGDLIRVVEGPFVDYQGRIEEVNRDREKLKVMISIFGRDTPVELDFPQVERV, encoded by the coding sequence ATGGCAAGGTCTTGGTACGCGGTTCACACGATCTCGGGCCACGAGAACAAAGTGCGGGATATTTTGAAGCGCAGAGCTGAAGCGGAGGGTCTCTGGGATTTCGATCTGTTTGAAATCATGATCCCGACTGAACAACAGCTCAGTACTCGCAACGGCAAGCGCGTCGTCGTGTCAAGGAAGGTTTTTCCTGGATACATCATGGTCCACATGAACATGACCGACGATTCTTTCAAGTTGGTCAAGAGCACGAGCGGAGTGACAGGGTTCGTGCAAAGCGGCAGCAAACCAATCCCGCTTGAGGATTTCGAGGTTCGACGGATCCTGAAGAACCTTGAATTGAGCAAGGAGACGCCAAAGGTCGCGTTTGACAAAGGCGATTTGATCCGGGTGGTCGAAGGACCGTTCGTGGACTATCAAGGACGGATTGAGGAGGTCAATCGTGATCGAGAAAAGCTCAAGGTCATGATCAGCATCTTCGGCCGCGACACGCCCGTGGAGCTAGACTTCCCACAAGTCGAAAGGGTGTAA
- the recJ gene encoding single-stranded-DNA-specific exonuclease RecJ, whose product MPEVDTRYKQWTVAEVDDRAVDTLSHELGISPLVASVLLSRGISDPLQASAYLNPSLQDLHSPSLLPDFDPAVGEILGAKESGKRVFVHGDYDADGVTSAALFTRFLRRLGCDVVPHVPHRTREGYGIHLDAVKMAAEAGCKLFLTCDCGISAHEQVAAANSAGMRVVVTDHHEVGETLPPAAAVVNPHRRDSQYPFKHLSGVGVVFKLCQGITQELKIDESRFFRAYLDLAALGTIADVMPLIDENRIIASHGLTSIKHSKKPGLRSLLRVCELDDPSRKITARNVGFQIAPRINAAGRMADSRLALDLLLEDDPEKADVIAELLDETNRQRRVEQAHAYDEAVELVEQTHSPSDRAIVVSREGWHPGLIGIVAGKLAEQYYRPTFVVTIDENGHARGSARSIPGFNLGAAIDAARPHLSSGGGHEQAAGFSLEASKLEGFALAMKSYANSVLTDDDLVPRIEIDAIIDPSEASNPRVVEELAALAPFGQGNPEPTFGCLGLTTSNIAPTSNPAHVRLSLIDTSGTPHKAMAFGIGEGLSALGNGAKIDIVFRPDENVFRGKAEFRWLIDDYRPSGN is encoded by the coding sequence ATGCCTGAAGTCGATACCAGATACAAGCAGTGGACCGTTGCTGAGGTCGACGACCGGGCAGTTGACACGTTGTCGCATGAGTTGGGCATCAGCCCCCTCGTGGCATCAGTACTCCTCAGCCGCGGTATTTCTGATCCGCTGCAGGCCTCGGCGTATCTCAATCCAAGCCTGCAGGACCTGCACTCTCCTTCCCTGCTGCCTGACTTCGATCCGGCGGTCGGCGAAATCCTCGGTGCCAAAGAGAGCGGAAAGCGGGTGTTCGTACATGGAGACTACGACGCCGATGGAGTCACGAGCGCGGCCCTCTTCACAAGGTTCCTGCGCAGACTCGGCTGCGACGTAGTGCCGCACGTACCGCATAGAACGCGCGAAGGGTACGGCATCCACCTAGATGCGGTCAAAATGGCCGCTGAGGCTGGCTGCAAGCTGTTTCTGACGTGCGACTGCGGCATATCTGCTCACGAGCAAGTCGCCGCGGCTAACTCGGCTGGAATGCGAGTCGTCGTTACCGACCACCACGAAGTCGGTGAAACCTTGCCTCCGGCTGCTGCTGTAGTCAACCCTCACAGACGCGATTCGCAATATCCGTTCAAGCACTTAAGCGGCGTTGGAGTCGTCTTCAAACTTTGCCAGGGCATCACACAAGAGCTGAAGATCGACGAAAGCCGTTTCTTCCGCGCCTACCTGGACCTTGCGGCGCTTGGAACGATCGCCGACGTAATGCCGCTCATCGACGAGAACAGGATTATCGCTAGCCACGGCTTGACAAGCATCAAGCACAGCAAGAAGCCGGGGCTGCGATCTCTTCTCAGAGTGTGCGAGCTCGATGACCCAAGTCGAAAGATCACTGCCCGCAACGTCGGGTTTCAGATCGCGCCGCGCATCAACGCAGCAGGGCGCATGGCAGATTCGCGCCTTGCGCTCGACCTGCTGCTGGAAGACGATCCTGAAAAGGCAGACGTGATCGCAGAGCTGCTGGACGAAACGAATCGACAGCGACGCGTCGAGCAAGCTCACGCCTATGATGAGGCGGTCGAACTCGTCGAACAAACCCACTCCCCGAGCGACCGCGCTATCGTTGTGAGTCGTGAGGGGTGGCACCCAGGTTTGATCGGTATCGTGGCCGGCAAACTTGCGGAGCAGTACTACAGGCCGACCTTCGTCGTGACGATCGACGAAAACGGCCATGCTCGCGGATCGGCGAGGTCCATCCCTGGCTTCAACTTGGGAGCAGCCATCGACGCAGCTAGGCCACATCTCTCCAGCGGAGGCGGCCACGAGCAAGCTGCGGGGTTTTCGCTCGAGGCCTCTAAGCTTGAGGGTTTCGCCCTAGCGATGAAGTCGTATGCGAACTCGGTGCTGACCGACGACGACCTCGTGCCGCGCATCGAGATCGACGCGATCATCGACCCGAGCGAAGCGTCCAACCCACGGGTTGTCGAGGAACTCGCCGCGCTGGCGCCGTTTGGACAGGGCAATCCCGAACCGACGTTTGGCTGCCTCGGTCTGACGACGTCGAATATAGCTCCGACGAGCAACCCGGCTCATGTGCGGCTATCTCTGATTGACACGAGCGGCACACCTCACAAGGCTATGGCGTTCGGCATCGGCGAGGGGCTCTCCGCACTCGGCAACGGGGCGAAGATCGACATCGTGTT